A genome region from Pirellulales bacterium includes the following:
- a CDS encoding PAS domain S-box protein gives MSNRPNEPSEREYVLRSILDTAVDAIITIDLHGVVRGFNRAAARMFGYTAEEVVGQNVRMLMPEPYASEHDGYLERYLRTGEAHIIGVGREAVARRKDGTLFPIDLAVSEVDRLGRFTGILRDLTSRRALEREVIECTTLEQQRIGQEIHDNLGQRLTGAAMLAKALERKLEALELPDANTARQVTEQLRLALDEAHRLAHGLQPVDIDPRGLVAALEALAHQIEATSGIRCRVNSTEFTEFSGRHAATHLYRIAQEALQNVVKHAQASEVVITLRSETTQLTLAIEDDGVGIGSGRGRQGGLGLHTMRYRAGIIGAQFSVTNAPTHGTIIKCILPVDSNRER, from the coding sequence ATGTCGAACCGACCGAACGAACCTTCCGAACGCGAGTATGTGCTGCGCAGCATTCTCGACACGGCCGTCGACGCGATTATCACGATCGACTTGCACGGCGTCGTACGCGGCTTCAATCGGGCGGCCGCCAGGATGTTTGGCTACACGGCCGAAGAGGTCGTCGGACAGAACGTGCGGATGCTGATGCCCGAGCCCTATGCCTCGGAGCACGACGGCTATCTCGAACGCTACCTGCGGACGGGAGAGGCGCACATCATCGGTGTCGGTCGCGAAGCGGTCGCCCGGCGCAAAGACGGTACCCTGTTTCCCATCGACCTGGCCGTCAGCGAGGTGGATCGGTTGGGGCGTTTCACCGGCATCCTCCGCGATCTGACGTCGCGCCGTGCGCTGGAACGCGAGGTAATCGAATGCACGACGCTCGAACAGCAACGCATCGGGCAGGAGATTCACGACAATCTGGGACAACGGCTCACCGGCGCTGCCATGCTGGCCAAGGCGCTGGAACGCAAGCTCGAAGCCTTGGAACTCCCCGACGCGAATACAGCCAGGCAAGTAACCGAACAGTTGCGTCTGGCGCTCGACGAGGCCCATCGACTCGCGCACGGGCTGCAACCGGTCGATATCGATCCGCGGGGCCTGGTGGCAGCTCTCGAGGCACTGGCCCACCAGATCGAAGCTACCTCGGGAATCCGATGTCGCGTGAACAGCACCGAGTTCACTGAATTCAGCGGGCGCCACGCGGCAACCCACCTTTACCGCATTGCGCAGGAGGCGTTACAAAATGTCGTTAAACACGCCCAGGCCAGCGAGGTCGTCATCACGCTCCGTAGCGAAACGACGCAGTTGACGCTCGCCATCGAGGACGATGGGGTCGGGATCGGTTCCGGCCGCGGGCGCCAAGGAGGCCTGGGCCTCCACACGATGCGCTATCGGGCGGGGATCATTGGCGCGCAGTTCAGCGTGACGAACGCCCCCACGCACGGCACGATCATCAAATGCATACTTCCCGTGGATAGCAATCGTGAACGCTAA
- a CDS encoding response regulator transcription factor codes for MNAKKSSTGRTNGARALQRKLKVLLVDDHPIVRSGLAGLIGAEADLSICGEAEDVQGALAILRAELPELAIVDVSLKESSGIDLMERIRDEAPQTRTLALSMYDEELYAERALRAGAHGFVSKKNALDVLIVAIREILTGGIYLSPVMKNRILGRLAASPHDAHVDPTQTLSNRELEVFQQIGNGATTREIARRMKLSVKTIETYRESLKKKLHLKNSSELTQHAVRWMLEQG; via the coding sequence GTGAACGCTAAGAAGAGCTCTACCGGCCGGACCAATGGCGCTCGCGCGCTGCAGCGCAAGCTCAAGGTCTTGTTGGTCGACGATCATCCGATCGTGCGATCGGGCCTGGCGGGCTTAATCGGGGCCGAGGCCGATTTATCGATCTGCGGCGAGGCCGAGGACGTGCAAGGAGCGCTTGCCATCCTGCGTGCCGAACTACCCGAGTTGGCGATCGTGGATGTCTCGCTCAAAGAGAGCAGCGGCATCGACCTGATGGAACGCATCCGCGACGAAGCTCCCCAGACGCGGACCCTGGCCCTGTCGATGTACGACGAAGAGCTCTATGCCGAGCGTGCCCTGCGCGCCGGCGCCCACGGCTTCGTCTCGAAGAAGAACGCGCTCGACGTGCTGATCGTGGCGATTCGCGAGATCTTGACCGGGGGGATCTATCTCAGCCCTGTCATGAAGAACCGCATTCTGGGCCGGCTGGCGGCATCGCCGCACGACGCCCATGTCGATCCCACACAGACGCTCTCGAATCGCGAGCTCGAGGTATTTCAGCAGATCGGCAACGGCGCGACGACCCGGGAGATTGCCCGGCGCATGAAGCTCAGCGTCAAGACGATCGAGACCTACCGCGAAAGCCTCAAGAAGAAGCTGCATCTGAAGAATTCGTCCGAGCTGACACAGCACGCCGTCCGCTGGATGCTCGAGCAGGGCTGA
- a CDS encoding thiamine-binding protein, with protein MFVIFTIQPVDVDPGGNGASRSSCILEQAGLKYRVGPMGTVVQGEWDEIIAAIRQCHAATAAQYKHVVTTIVIDDEANGPRDIDEMVKNAERPLWRQTRQSAYWASSVDRDF; from the coding sequence ATGTTTGTCATCTTCACGATACAGCCGGTGGATGTCGATCCTGGCGGTAATGGCGCTTCGCGTTCGAGTTGTATTTTGGAGCAAGCGGGCTTGAAGTACCGCGTCGGCCCGATGGGTACCGTGGTGCAAGGAGAATGGGACGAAATCATCGCGGCCATTCGGCAGTGTCACGCCGCCACGGCTGCGCAATACAAGCATGTAGTCACGACCATCGTCATCGACGACGAGGCCAACGGCCCGCGAGATATCGACGAAATGGTCAAGAACGCTGAGCGACCGTTGTGGCGGCAGACGCGGCAGAGTGCCTACTGGGCATCATCGGTCGACCGAGATTTCTGA
- a CDS encoding hemerythrin domain-containing protein — translation MIHETLRPFLHDLVREHQQMHKLTQTLRDKLEQGRLHGWTEEAALEAGGALCQLRNYATQHFAHEEEDGCFEDAVAIMPTCAPRIDDLREEHHEILAALDRFHDAADLDDNRPDYWNLFAGQIEELLAQLGNHEQREARLIAEVFNVAPDDT, via the coding sequence ATGATCCACGAAACGCTACGACCGTTCCTCCATGACCTGGTCCGTGAGCACCAGCAGATGCACAAGCTGACCCAGACTTTGCGCGACAAGCTCGAGCAGGGCCGGCTGCATGGCTGGACGGAAGAGGCTGCCCTGGAAGCGGGGGGAGCCTTGTGCCAACTGAGGAATTATGCCACCCAGCACTTTGCGCACGAAGAAGAGGACGGCTGCTTTGAAGACGCGGTCGCGATCATGCCGACTTGCGCGCCGCGTATCGATGACTTGCGCGAGGAGCACCATGAGATCCTGGCGGCGCTCGACCGCTTCCATGACGCGGCCGATCTGGATGACAACCGGCCCGACTATTGGAATCTGTTCGCCGGCCAGATCGAGGAATTGCTTGCGCAGTTGGGCAACCACGAACAGCGCGAAGCGCGCTTGATCGCGGAAGTCTTCAACGTAGCCCCCGATGATACGTGA